The nucleotide window TATACAAGTTCAGTGGAGGCAATCAGGGACGAGATTGAGGAAGCAACTGAAGAGCAAGTGCTAGCTGAGTTGGCCCGGATTGAAGCTGCAAAAGAATTTGGAGATATAGAAGCtgagagagaaagggaagcCAGTCAATTCTCATCGGCAGTGGACAAAACCAGGAAGAAAATGGAAGATATTGTTAAACAGGTTGATTACTCAAGAGACCTCGAAACCAAGTTAGCTGTCACAATGTCTGATGTGCATGTGTTGCAGAATGAACTAAAGGTAGTTAAAGAAATGGACAAAAGGATTCAAAGGATTGACAGCTTGAGTCGTTTAGAACCCAGTTTTCGGAAAGAGGAAGACTTGGAAGGCTCAGAGCTGTTACAGTCAGTTACGGAAGAACTTGAGGCGGGAAAGACAGAATTGGCTGCAGTAAAAGAAGAATGTTTTCAGTACATGGCCTCCATGGATGTTATAAGAAATGAGCATAAGCATTTAACAAACAAGACAGCTCGGTTAAGGAAGACAGAAGAGAAATCAAATTCGAGGGTTCAAAATCTCAACTCAAAGCTTCTCCGAGCAAAAGCCAAGTTGGAAGATGTATCTGCATccgaagagaaagaaaaatcgATTGTGTCCAATCTATCTGTCACTCTTGACAAGCTCAAGGTAGAAGCAGAAGCtgcaaagaaagaaaaggagctTGTCTGCGAAGAGACTGCAAGTATCAAGTCCGAAATTCTGAAAATGGAATTGGAGATAGAATCAACCGAGGAAAAGT belongs to Malus sylvestris chromosome 17, drMalSylv7.2, whole genome shotgun sequence and includes:
- the LOC126609653 gene encoding protein PLASTID MOVEMENT IMPAIRED 2-like isoform X4, with translation MRELELVRQELSMLKLDMASILEEKSQAEKQTEASNTKTLFYTSSVEAIRDEIEEATEEQVLAELARIEAAKEFGDIEAEREREASQFSSAVDKTRKKMEDIVKQVDYSRDLETKLAVTMSDVHVLQNELKVVKEMDKRIQRIDSLSRLEPSFRKEEDLEGSELLQSVTEELEAGKTELAAVKEECFQYMASMDVIRNEHKHLTNKTARLRKTEEKSNSRVQNLNSKLLRAKAKLEDVSASEEKEKSIVSNLSVTLDKLKVEAEAAKKEKELVCEETASIKSEILKMELEIESTEEKLQATMQELETVKSSEAVALENLKTLIENTVRARAFESQSSSSITISKFEHEYLTGRAVAAEGIADKKVAEAQAWVEALRASEKEILIRTDLTMRDLKKMRVDEEQGEEQNWGQKGERNVVSGNWQQATPRKAMKSNGYQTPYRRARYRKSASPGARNNFPIQKKKKVMPNLTKLFSGKKTAKDE